The Cervus canadensis isolate Bull #8, Minnesota chromosome 9, ASM1932006v1, whole genome shotgun sequence genome contains a region encoding:
- the GJB2 gene encoding gap junction beta-2 protein: MDWGALHTILGGVNKHSTSIGKIWLTVLFIFRIMILVVAAKEVWGDEQADFVCNTLQPGCKNVCYDHYFPISHIRLWALQLIFVSTPALLVAMHVAYYRHEKKRKFIRGEIKTEFKDIEEIKKQKVRIEGSLWWTYTGSIFFRVIFEAAFMYVFYVMYDGFAMQRLVKCNAWPCPNTVDCFVSRPTEKTVFTVFMIAVSGICILLNVTELCYLLIRFCSGKSKKPV; encoded by the coding sequence ATGGACTGGGGCGCACTGCACACGATCCTGGGGGGTGTGAACAAGCACTCTACCAGCATCGGCAAGATCTGGCTGACCGTCCTCTTCATCTTCCGAATCATGATCTTGGTGGTGGCCGCCAAGGAGGTGTGGGGGGACGAGCAGGCCGACTTCGTGTGCAACACCCTGCAGCCTGGCTGCAAGAACGTGTGCTACGACCACTACTTCCCCATCTCGCACATCCGGCTCTGGGCGCTGCAGCTCATCTTCGTGTCCACGCCTGCCCTGCTGGTGGCCATGCACGTGGCCTACTACAGGCACGAGAAGAAGCGCAAGTTCATCAGGGGAGAGATAAAGACCGAATTCAAGGACATCGAAGAGATCAAGAAGCAGAAGGTCCGGATCGAGGGGTCTCTGTGGTGGACCTACACGGGCAGCATCTTCTTCCGAGTCATCTTTGAGGCTGCCTTCATGTACGTCTTCTACGTGATGTATGATGGCTTCGCCATGCAGCGCCTAGTGAAGTGCAATGCCTGGCCCTGCCCCAACACGGTGGACTGCTTCGTGTCCAGGCCCACAGAGAAGACCGTCTTCACGGTCTTCATGATTGCAGTGTCTGGAATTTGCATCCTGCTCAATGTCACTGAGCTGTGTTACTTGCTGATACGATTTTGCTCCGGAAAGTCCAAAAAACCAGTGTAA